Proteins from a genomic interval of Gordonia sp. SL306:
- a CDS encoding class I SAM-dependent methyltransferase yields the protein MSESTSGSDFDDAGSAASGSDFDDAGSAASGSDFDGAAEWDERYRSADRLWTADVNPALIAEVSDLTPGTALDVGSGEGADARWLADRGWQVTAVDISQVAIDRARETDARESITWLQADLTGAEVPGVEFGLVSLQYFPIARSDDRTMGKILEAVGPGGHLLVVSHEAEGIRAHGRNPDDYFQPADIAALLGDGWTTVTEETRERGVAAGGGAHTHDVVLHARRES from the coding sequence ATGAGCGAGAGCACGAGCGGGTCGGATTTCGACGACGCCGGGAGCGCAGCGAGCGGGTCGGATTTCGACGACGCCGGGAGCGCAGCGAGCGGGTCAGATTTCGACGGCGCTGCCGAGTGGGACGAGCGTTATCGCAGCGCGGACCGGCTCTGGACCGCCGACGTCAATCCCGCCCTCATCGCCGAGGTCTCCGACCTCACGCCGGGCACGGCCCTCGACGTCGGCTCCGGCGAGGGTGCCGACGCCCGCTGGCTCGCCGACCGGGGCTGGCAGGTGACCGCCGTCGACATCTCACAGGTCGCCATCGACCGCGCCCGCGAGACCGATGCCCGCGAGTCGATCACCTGGCTGCAGGCCGACCTCACCGGGGCCGAGGTCCCCGGCGTCGAGTTCGGGCTGGTCTCACTGCAGTACTTCCCCATCGCACGCTCCGACGACCGCACGATGGGGAAGATCCTCGAGGCCGTCGGTCCGGGCGGCCATCTCCTGGTGGTGTCCCACGAGGCGGAAGGCATTCGCGCACACGGGCGCAACCCGGACGACTACTTCCAGCCCGCCGACATCGCGGCACTCCTCGGCGACGGATGGACGACGGTCACCGAGGAGACCAGGGAACGCGGGGTCGCCGCGGGCGGTGGCGCACACACCCACGACGTCGTGCTGCACGCCCGCCGCGAGTCCTGA
- a CDS encoding helix-turn-helix domain-containing protein, which translates to MSDSASASSRVRRAYEDFLTGITPPADSVRSVVRDSWVRSVTRGVNPSVSAPETDTASMTAAEFAEYRDAHPITAVRPLVQSLMLDDIADSGVVVALTDQAGRLLWVEGATDARDKAANINFIEGSLWSEEVAGTNAPGLALAVDRGVQVVGPEHFAGPVQEWSCAAAPVHDPITGHVIGVIDVTGGREVAAPFALAAVRSVVAAVEREMQSRAVDLADPATFVAPGGARLTVLAGNTHRWRREGDASGERTLSRRHAEILLLLQAYPEGLSTEQLATLLAEESLDPVTVRAEISRLRRDLGTDVVESRPYRLTVDLVSDVSEIRDRVAGGGELGSVIDELGRGGLLAESSAPGITELFEEIREDVRSRVIAEGDVGVLRKWTSSAHGRDDLAAWRRLEHRLAPGHPDRVLAGGRIRLLDKRYGV; encoded by the coding sequence ATGAGCGATTCTGCCTCGGCGTCTTCACGTGTGCGCCGAGCGTACGAGGACTTCCTGACGGGGATCACGCCACCGGCGGACTCCGTCCGATCCGTGGTGCGCGATTCATGGGTCCGGTCGGTCACGAGGGGCGTCAATCCCAGTGTCTCGGCGCCCGAGACCGATACCGCGTCGATGACGGCGGCGGAGTTCGCCGAGTACCGCGACGCCCACCCGATCACCGCCGTCCGCCCGCTCGTGCAGTCCCTCATGCTCGACGACATCGCCGATTCTGGCGTCGTCGTCGCCTTGACCGATCAGGCGGGTCGGCTGCTGTGGGTCGAGGGTGCGACGGATGCCCGGGACAAGGCCGCGAACATCAACTTCATCGAGGGCTCGTTGTGGAGCGAGGAGGTCGCCGGCACCAACGCCCCGGGACTCGCCCTGGCCGTGGACCGTGGTGTGCAGGTGGTGGGTCCGGAGCATTTCGCCGGGCCGGTCCAGGAGTGGAGTTGTGCGGCAGCGCCGGTGCACGACCCGATCACCGGTCATGTCATCGGCGTCATCGACGTGACGGGCGGCCGTGAGGTCGCAGCGCCGTTCGCACTGGCCGCGGTGCGGTCGGTGGTGGCTGCCGTGGAACGCGAGATGCAGTCGCGAGCAGTCGATCTCGCTGATCCGGCCACGTTCGTCGCGCCCGGCGGCGCCCGCCTCACGGTGCTGGCAGGCAACACCCATCGATGGCGTCGAGAGGGTGATGCGAGTGGTGAACGGACGTTGTCCCGACGACATGCGGAGATCCTGCTGCTGCTCCAGGCATACCCCGAAGGTCTCAGCACGGAGCAGCTCGCGACCCTGCTCGCAGAGGAGTCTCTCGATCCCGTCACGGTGCGAGCCGAGATATCCAGGCTGCGAAGGGATCTGGGCACCGATGTGGTCGAGTCCCGGCCGTACCGGCTGACCGTCGACCTGGTCTCGGACGTCTCCGAGATCCGCGATCGTGTGGCCGGTGGCGGTGAACTCGGCTCGGTCATCGACGAACTCGGCCGTGGCGGACTGCTAGCCGAGTCGTCGGCGCCCGGGATCACCGAACTGTTCGAGGAGATCCGGGAGGACGTCCGGTCCCGGGTCATCGCCGAAGGCGATGTGGGTGTGCTCCGTAAGTGGACGTCGTCGGCGCACGGTCGCGACGACCTGGCGGCGTGGCGGCGCCTCGAGCATCGTCTGGCGCCCGGGCATCCCGACCGTGTTCTAGCCGGCGGCCGAATCCGCTTGCTGGACAAGCGCTACGGAGTCTGA
- a CDS encoding helix-turn-helix domain-containing protein — MKSDRSGESATRIDDVERAHLVDPDDTSFAIGRWAPSPDLTDLVRRYWVPTWSVPAGRSAPQRVLQYPVCLVVVTDDYARFYGVNTGLSETVLTGRGWAIGTMLAPAAGALITGGPVADWTDRYADLTEVAGDVGTSLIAGIRSVMADDPDDSARQHEATDLVEAWIRPRLPVDDDGLLVNAIVEFVENDSSVTSVTQICDRFHLTERSLQRLTQRRLGLTPKWLIQRRRLQEAAERLRGSGTTLAMIAAELGYADEAHLVRDFRTVTGMTPGQFGARFD, encoded by the coding sequence ATGAAATCCGACAGATCAGGTGAGTCCGCGACACGCATCGACGACGTGGAGCGCGCACACCTCGTCGACCCCGACGACACGTCGTTCGCGATTGGGCGCTGGGCTCCGTCGCCGGATCTCACAGACCTCGTCAGGCGGTACTGGGTGCCGACCTGGTCGGTGCCTGCGGGCCGATCTGCGCCTCAGCGAGTCCTGCAATATCCGGTGTGTCTGGTGGTGGTGACCGACGACTACGCCCGCTTCTACGGGGTCAACACCGGGCTGTCGGAGACGGTGCTGACCGGTCGCGGATGGGCGATCGGGACGATGCTCGCGCCGGCCGCCGGTGCGCTGATCACCGGCGGCCCGGTCGCCGACTGGACCGATCGGTACGCCGACCTCACGGAGGTGGCCGGCGACGTCGGGACATCGCTCATCGCGGGCATCCGGTCGGTCATGGCCGACGACCCGGACGACTCCGCGCGCCAGCACGAGGCCACCGATCTCGTCGAGGCGTGGATCCGCCCCCGCCTGCCCGTCGACGACGACGGCCTGCTCGTCAACGCCATCGTCGAGTTCGTCGAGAACGATTCGTCGGTGACGTCGGTGACCCAGATCTGCGACCGATTCCACCTCACCGAACGCAGTCTGCAACGACTCACGCAGCGTCGGCTGGGGCTGACGCCCAAATGGTTGATCCAGCGGCGCAGGCTGCAGGAGGCGGCCGAACGGCTCCGCGGATCCGGGACCACCCTGGCGATGATCGCGGCCGAGCTCGGTTACGCCGACGAGGCCCACCTCGTGCGCGATTTCCGCACGGTCACTGGCATGACCCCGGGACAGTTCGGTGCGCGGTTCGACTGA
- a CDS encoding maleylpyruvate isomerase family mycothiol-dependent enzyme: MTTSSDITQTLATEYTRLATGFGDVLDEIPSDRWAAPSPCDGWTARDVVGHVIETQRDFIARHEIDLDETPALDDPAAAWRTHRTAVADRLADPAVGAKPFDGHFGPTTVGETLLRFYGFDMVAHRWDVASAAGRELRFTDAELEMMETAAAGFGPALYGDGVCKSGVEAGPDADRQARVLAMLGRSA; this comes from the coding sequence ATGACCACTTCATCCGACATCACCCAGACACTCGCCACCGAGTACACGCGCCTCGCGACCGGCTTCGGCGACGTCCTCGACGAGATTCCGTCCGATCGGTGGGCGGCACCGTCGCCCTGCGACGGCTGGACGGCGCGCGACGTCGTCGGCCACGTCATCGAGACCCAGCGCGATTTCATCGCCCGACACGAGATCGACCTCGACGAGACCCCGGCCCTCGACGACCCGGCCGCCGCCTGGCGGACGCACCGAACCGCCGTCGCCGACCGCCTGGCCGATCCTGCCGTCGGGGCCAAGCCTTTCGACGGTCATTTCGGCCCGACGACCGTCGGCGAGACCCTGCTGCGCTTCTACGGATTCGACATGGTGGCCCACCGGTGGGATGTGGCCTCGGCCGCCGGCCGCGAGCTGCGCTTCACCGACGCCGAACTCGAGATGATGGAGACCGCGGCAGCGGGCTTCGGGCCCGCGCTCTACGGCGACGGGGTGTGCAAATCCGGTGTCGAGGCAGGCCCAGACGCCGATCGCCAGGCCCGCGTCCTCGCCATGCTCGGCCGTTCTGCCTGA
- a CDS encoding YccF domain-containing protein: MKTVLNVIWLLLCGVWMAIGYVVAGIICCILIITIPFGIASFRMANYALWPFGRTVVRKPTAGAMSLIGNIIWLIVAGIWLAIGHIATGIAMCLTIIGIPLGIASFKMVPVSLLPLGAKIVSKDEYLPAGPPPAQRPAY; encoded by the coding sequence ATGAAAACCGTTCTCAACGTGATCTGGCTGCTGCTGTGTGGTGTGTGGATGGCCATCGGCTACGTGGTGGCGGGGATCATCTGCTGCATCCTGATCATCACCATCCCGTTCGGGATCGCCTCGTTCCGGATGGCGAATTATGCGCTGTGGCCGTTCGGCCGAACTGTCGTACGCAAACCGACCGCCGGGGCGATGTCGCTGATCGGGAACATCATCTGGCTCATCGTGGCAGGGATCTGGCTGGCGATCGGCCATATCGCCACCGGAATCGCCATGTGCCTGACCATCATCGGTATCCCGCTGGGTATCGCGAGCTTCAAGATGGTGCCGGTCTCGCTGCTGCCGCTCGGCGCCAAGATCGTCTCCAAGGACGAGTATCTGCCCGCCGGCCCGCCACCGGCGCAACGCCCCGCCTACTGA
- a CDS encoding NAD(P)/FAD-dependent oxidoreductase, with protein sequence MSLSPSRSIAVIGGGVSGLVAAHLLSRQNRVTLFESDARLGGHAHTHDVTMPDGEVLSVDTGFIVHNDRTYPTLLRIFDELGVATQETDMSMSVRSEITGLEYAGALGVRGIFPTARTLTRGRYLTMLGEVIRFHRAARRLLDIPDSDEPLREFVAREGFSDYFLENFLLPLVAAVWSCDDEVAAEYPARYLFTFLDHHGMLSVFGSPAWRTVVGGSARYVEKIADGVAGRGGTIRTGSPVRSVTPVDGGVEIIADAVGAERFDSVVIATHPHQALTMLTEPTRAQQRALSAIRYSSKPAVLHTDTSLLPRARRARASWNYQIRDDGSDVAVTYDMTRLMRLPTTQPRMLVTLGRTDLVDETSVIAEMAYEHPVYTTESVAAQALLLDAETDVIRFAGAYHGWGFHEDGALSGARAAERLGVAWQTSATQVTA encoded by the coding sequence ATGAGTCTTTCACCGTCCCGGTCCATCGCGGTCATCGGTGGCGGCGTCTCCGGACTGGTCGCCGCCCACCTGCTGTCCAGGCAGAACCGGGTCACGTTGTTCGAGTCGGACGCGCGGCTGGGCGGACACGCCCACACTCACGACGTCACGATGCCCGACGGCGAGGTGCTCTCGGTCGACACCGGCTTCATCGTGCACAACGACCGCACCTATCCCACCCTCCTGCGGATCTTCGACGAACTCGGGGTGGCCACGCAGGAGACCGACATGTCGATGTCGGTGCGCTCGGAGATCACCGGACTCGAATACGCCGGCGCGCTCGGGGTGCGGGGCATCTTCCCCACCGCGCGCACGCTGACGCGCGGGCGCTATCTGACCATGCTGGGCGAGGTGATCCGCTTCCATCGGGCGGCGCGTCGGCTCCTCGACATCCCCGACTCCGACGAGCCGCTGCGCGAGTTCGTCGCCCGCGAAGGCTTCTCGGACTATTTCCTGGAGAACTTCCTCCTGCCCTTGGTCGCCGCGGTCTGGTCGTGCGACGACGAGGTCGCCGCCGAGTACCCGGCCCGCTACCTGTTCACCTTCCTCGACCATCACGGCATGCTGTCGGTGTTCGGATCGCCTGCCTGGCGAACGGTGGTGGGCGGTTCGGCTCGCTATGTGGAGAAGATCGCCGACGGCGTCGCCGGGCGTGGCGGGACGATCCGCACCGGGTCACCGGTCCGCTCGGTCACACCGGTCGACGGCGGCGTCGAGATCATCGCCGACGCCGTCGGGGCCGAACGATTCGACTCCGTCGTCATCGCCACCCACCCGCATCAGGCGCTGACCATGCTGACCGAACCGACCCGCGCACAGCAGCGCGCGCTCTCCGCGATCCGCTATTCCTCGAAACCGGCTGTGCTGCACACCGATACCTCACTCCTTCCGCGCGCTCGACGGGCCCGGGCATCGTGGAACTACCAGATCCGTGACGACGGTTCCGATGTCGCGGTGACCTATGACATGACACGACTGATGCGCCTCCCGACCACACAGCCCCGGATGCTCGTCACGCTCGGCCGAACCGACCTCGTGGACGAGACGTCGGTGATCGCCGAGATGGCCTACGAGCACCCCGTTTACACCACCGAATCCGTTGCCGCCCAGGCGCTGCTCCTCGACGCCGAGACAGATGTGATCCGCTTCGCCGGCGCCTATCATGGGTGGGGGTTCCACGAAGACGGCGCACTCTCCGGTGCCCGTGCCGCCGAGCGCCTCGGCGTGGCCTGGCAGACCTCCGCAACCCAGGTGACCGCATGA
- a CDS encoding DUF1365 domain-containing protein, protein MSCPTPAVVATRISHTRTTPIRHAFVYRSASWLIDIDHLPAPAKPLRPFARFDPADHFPETPTAGQTLRGRLTDHLTAAGVIPPAGQVVALLSPRVAGYVFNPLSVFWCHHPDGTPACVVAEVHNTYGERHTYVVTPDDDGHAQVDKEFYVSPFNDVSGTYRLHMPPPTADGRIAVSVTLERDGHDPFVAALSGRARPARTDTILATQLRTPLAPLVVAARIRWHGIRLWLEHLPVIRRPDHPHATTISTASGRKERR, encoded by the coding sequence ATCTCGTGTCCGACGCCGGCGGTGGTGGCCACCCGCATCTCGCACACCCGCACCACTCCGATCCGCCACGCGTTCGTCTACCGGAGCGCGTCGTGGCTGATCGACATCGATCACCTGCCAGCCCCGGCAAAGCCGTTGCGCCCCTTCGCCCGCTTCGATCCCGCCGATCACTTCCCCGAGACACCGACCGCGGGTCAGACCCTGCGTGGTCGGCTCACCGACCATCTGACCGCCGCAGGGGTCATCCCGCCCGCCGGTCAGGTCGTAGCCCTGCTCTCGCCACGGGTCGCCGGCTACGTGTTCAACCCGCTGAGCGTGTTCTGGTGCCACCACCCCGACGGGACCCCGGCATGCGTCGTCGCCGAGGTGCACAACACCTACGGGGAACGACACACCTACGTCGTCACACCCGACGACGACGGCCATGCCCAGGTGGACAAGGAGTTCTACGTATCGCCGTTCAACGATGTGAGCGGTACGTACCGGCTTCACATGCCCCCGCCGACGGCCGACGGCCGGATCGCGGTGTCGGTGACCCTGGAACGTGACGGCCACGATCCGTTCGTCGCCGCCCTGTCGGGTCGTGCCCGCCCGGCCCGGACCGACACAATTCTGGCGACCCAGCTCCGCACGCCACTCGCGCCGCTGGTCGTCGCCGCCCGCATCCGCTGGCACGGAATCCGGCTGTGGCTCGAGCACCTGCCGGTGATCCGCCGTCCCGACCACCCCCACGCCACCACCATCTCCACCGCCTCCGGCCGGAAGGAACGACGATGA
- a CDS encoding class I SAM-dependent methyltransferase, with amino-acid sequence MNAPIRNFPNDFPPDEAARWPDIARVPDGPTVALRSSAAAWLFRHASRRVDVRVEYPDGELSGLRSSGVQPRMIIRRPEAFARRVGADGLIGFGEAFMAGDWTTDDLVGVLTPFAARMAHLIPRPLQILRSAVLPSQPRSEENTATNTRSNIARHYDLSNDLFATFLDDTMTYSSALFDGLTPGTRPPWSDLADGQRRKIDRLLDLAGVGPGSRVLEIGTGWGELCLRAAARGAVVRSVTLSVEQQQLARQRVADAGFADRVTVDLLDYRQVDGEFDAVVSVEMIEAVGEKYWPVYFQTLDRVLAPGGRVAIQAITMPHDRMSASRNTYTWVHKYIFPGGQLPSLRALDSVTRRHTDLRLVDVRAMGDHYAETLRLWRERFVGRHDDVAELGFDNTFTRMWEFYLAYSEAGFRSGYLDVHQLVFARDREQRDRR; translated from the coding sequence ATGAACGCCCCGATTCGCAACTTCCCCAACGACTTCCCACCCGACGAGGCGGCCCGTTGGCCCGACATCGCCCGCGTTCCCGACGGGCCGACCGTCGCCCTGCGGAGCTCGGCCGCGGCATGGCTGTTCCGTCACGCCTCGCGGCGCGTGGACGTCCGCGTCGAATACCCCGACGGCGAGTTGTCGGGACTGCGGAGCTCCGGCGTCCAGCCCCGGATGATCATCAGGCGCCCGGAGGCCTTCGCCCGTCGCGTCGGCGCCGACGGTCTCATCGGATTCGGCGAGGCCTTCATGGCCGGGGACTGGACCACCGACGACCTCGTCGGCGTCCTCACACCGTTCGCCGCCCGGATGGCACATCTCATCCCGCGACCACTTCAGATCCTGCGATCCGCGGTTTTGCCGAGCCAACCGCGTTCCGAAGAGAACACGGCCACCAACACGCGCTCCAACATCGCGCGGCACTACGACCTCTCCAATGACCTGTTCGCCACCTTCCTCGACGACACGATGACCTACTCGAGCGCACTGTTCGACGGTCTGACCCCGGGCACCAGGCCGCCCTGGTCGGACCTCGCCGACGGGCAGCGACGCAAGATCGACCGGCTGCTCGACCTCGCCGGTGTCGGCCCGGGTAGTCGTGTCCTCGAGATCGGGACGGGCTGGGGTGAACTGTGCCTGCGTGCCGCGGCCCGTGGCGCCGTCGTCCGTTCGGTTACGTTGTCCGTGGAGCAGCAACAGCTGGCCCGGCAGCGGGTGGCCGACGCAGGCTTCGCCGACCGCGTCACCGTCGATCTCCTCGACTACCGGCAGGTCGACGGCGAGTTCGACGCGGTGGTCTCGGTGGAGATGATCGAAGCGGTCGGCGAGAAGTACTGGCCGGTGTACTTCCAGACCCTCGACCGGGTCCTGGCCCCCGGCGGCCGCGTGGCGATCCAGGCGATCACCATGCCGCACGACCGGATGTCGGCCTCGCGCAACACCTACACCTGGGTGCACAAGTACATCTTCCCGGGCGGACAGCTGCCGTCGCTGCGCGCTCTCGATTCGGTGACACGGCGCCACACCGACCTCCGGCTGGTCGACGTCCGCGCCATGGGCGACCACTATGCCGAGACGTTGCGGCTGTGGCGCGAACGGTTCGTCGGCCGGCACGACGACGTCGCGGAGCTCGGTTTCGACAACACGTTCACGCGGATGTGGGAGTTCTATCTCGCCTACTCCGAGGCCGGCTTCCGATCCGGCTATCTGGATGTTCACCAGCTGGTGTTCGCCCGCGATCGCGAGCAGCGGGACAGGCGATGA